ACGTTACAAAATTATTTTTTTAATTTTGTCCAGCTATTTAGGGGGGTAAGACAGTTTCAATAAAAATTAAACAAATAATTAAATGGCAAAAACAAATATATACTTGAACTTTCAAGGCAACGCAGAAGAAGCGTTTAACTGCTACAAATCAGTTTTCAAAACAGAATGGGCTGCACCCATCATGCGGATGGGAGACATCCCTCAACAAGACGGAATGCCAAAACTTTCTGATACCGAAAAAAAAATGGTAATGCATGTATCGCTTCCCATTTTAGGAGGTATAAACATTATGGGAACTGATATGCTTGAGAGTATGGGACACAAACTTAAAATCGGCAACAATACAACAATTAGTTTAGAACCCGACACGAAAGAAGAAGCCGACAGAATATACAACGCACTTTCCACAGGAGCGACAGAATGTGTAGCACCACATGATGAGTTCTGGGGTTACTGGGGTGTATGCCTTGACAGGTTCGGCATTCGATGGATGTTCAATGTTCCGAAGCAACCATTTAATAAATAATCACTAAATTAAAATCCATAAAATGGCAAACAACAGCGTATCCTTACACAGAGTGCTTAAAGCATCTCCCGAAAAAATTTATCGAGCTTTTACGGATGCAAATGCCATGGCGTCATGGATTCCGCCCAATGGTTTTTTATGTATCGTTCATAGCATGGATGTAAAAAATGGCGGTAACTACCGCATGTCTTTTATCAATTTTTCTACTGGTAACGGACATTCATTTGGCGGAACATACATAGAATTGAAACCGAATGAATTTATTAAATATACTGACAAATTTGAAGACCCGAATTTGCCTGGGGAAATGACCACTTCCGTATGGCTTAAAAAGGTCATTTGCGGTACAGAACTTAAAATCATTCAAGAATGTATTCCTCCTGCTATACCTACAGAAATGTGTTATTTAGGATGGCAAGAATCTTTAGACAAATTGAAAAAACTAGTTGAGCCAGAAATTCCCGATGCTTAAACCTATTGACTACTTGATAAATTTCTCATATGAAAAGACATTTCCTTATTCTATTAATAATATTTTATGCTTTAAAATCATTCGGTCAGTCAAAAACTTTTGAAAGGACCGATGAGTACTTTGCATTTATAGAAAATAATACTGACACCAGCTCATTGAAGTTAGTAAAAACCTATAATTTTAATAACATAAAAATTAAGGACATTGAAAATATTTTCTTCAACCTAAAAATTGATGCAAGAAATCTTGACGCAAATTGTTACAAATTAATTCATTTATCTAAAGATACTTCTTCTAAAACTATAAGCATGAATATTAATACATATTTAGCTTCAGACTCCATATTAAATATTAATTTCAAAAATCATGAAAAGAACACAGTATATATTTTCCCAGACAAAAATTCAATTAGTGATATATTTTCATTTAAGCTCAACAATAAAAATAAAATAATAAAAAATCAAACTTATTTAAAATATGTAATACCCAAAAACTATAAGGCTAAAATAAATAAAGGCGGATTCACTGGGTTAACTGTTATTGTAACATGGGGGATTAATAAAACGGCAAGGTACTTTGTAATAAAGGAAAATGCTAAAAATAAATTAAAACCGAAGCTTGTTGCGTCTCCATATGGTGGTATTGGTTTAAGTTTTTCAAAAGACTCAAATGCTTTAACATACTTTGACAACGACCTATCAAGACTATTAGTTTTAATATATAAAGAATTAAATTAATTAATGATAGATATAATTTTCATGTATCAACGTTTTGTATCGATTGACATAAAGCTTGTGACACAAATATAAATATGTTCGCGATCGTCTCATGACTAGTTCAAAAAAATAACAACTCATGAAAACCTACTTATCAAAAATACTCGATTGGAGAACGGATGATATAGCCAGTCAATATGATGAACTGCCGCTATGGTCGGCGCTGTTTTAATTATATCTGATGACGATTTTCCCAACGGATAATTGTTAAATATCACTTTCTGGTTTATACAAAATTCCTACTTTTACAATCTAATTTCTATTCATGCTTC
This genomic interval from Bacteroidales bacterium contains the following:
- a CDS encoding VOC family protein is translated as MAKTNIYLNFQGNAEEAFNCYKSVFKTEWAAPIMRMGDIPQQDGMPKLSDTEKKMVMHVSLPILGGINIMGTDMLESMGHKLKIGNNTTISLEPDTKEEADRIYNALSTGATECVAPHDEFWGYWGVCLDRFGIRWMFNVPKQPFNK
- a CDS encoding SRPBCC family protein, which translates into the protein MANNSVSLHRVLKASPEKIYRAFTDANAMASWIPPNGFLCIVHSMDVKNGGNYRMSFINFSTGNGHSFGGTYIELKPNEFIKYTDKFEDPNLPGEMTTSVWLKKVICGTELKIIQECIPPAIPTEMCYLGWQESLDKLKKLVEPEIPDA